In the genome of Neofelis nebulosa isolate mNeoNeb1 chromosome 6, mNeoNeb1.pri, whole genome shotgun sequence, one region contains:
- the PNISR gene encoding arginine/serine-rich protein PNISR isoform X3 produces the protein MWDQGGQPWQQWPLNQQQWMQSFQHQQDPSQIDWAALAQAWIAQREASGQQSMVEQPPGMMPNGQDMPTMESGPNNHGSFQGDSNFNRMWQPG, from the exons atGTGGGATCAAGGAGGACAGCCTTGGCAGCAATGGCCCTTGAACCAACAACAGTGGATGCAGTCGTTCCAGCACCAGCAAGATCCAA GTCAGATTGACTGGGCTGCATTGGCTCAAGCTTGGATTGCTCAAAGAGAAGCTTCAGGGCAGCAAAGTATGGTAGAACAACCACCAGGAATGATGCCAAATGGACAAGATATGCCTACAATGGAATCTGGTCCAAACAATCATGGGAGTTTTCAAGGGGATTCAAACTTTAACAGAATGTGGCAACCAG GCTGA
- the PNISR gene encoding arginine/serine-rich protein PNISR isoform X2, with protein sequence MWDQGGQPWQQWPLNQQQWMQSFQHQQDPSQIDWAALAQAWIAQREASGQQSMVEQPPGMMPNGQDMPTMESGPNNHGSFQGDSNFNRMWQPEWGMHQQPPHPPPDQPWMPPTPGPMDIVPPSEDSNSQDSGEFAPDNRHIFNQNNHNFGGPPDNFAVGPVNQFDYQDLQDLQHLPRIEEKGHHHSGIGSVHLLHFL encoded by the exons atGTGGGATCAAGGAGGACAGCCTTGGCAGCAATGGCCCTTGAACCAACAACAGTGGATGCAGTCGTTCCAGCACCAGCAAGATCCAA GTCAGATTGACTGGGCTGCATTGGCTCAAGCTTGGATTGCTCAAAGAGAAGCTTCAGGGCAGCAAAGTATGGTAGAACAACCACCAGGAATGATGCCAAATGGACAAGATATGCCTACAATGGAATCTGGTCCAAACAATCATGGGAGTTTTCAAGGGGATTCAAACTTTAACAGAATGTGGCAACCAG AATGGGGAATGCATCAGCagcccccacacccccctccagATCAGCCATGGATGCCACCAACACCAGGCCCAATGGACATTGTTCCTCCTTCCGAAGACAGCAACAGTCAGGACAGTGGGGAATTTGCCCCTGACAACAGGCATATATTTAACCAGAACAATCACAACTTTGGTGGACCACCCGATAATTTTGCAGTGGGGCCAGTGAACCAGTTTGACTATCAG GACCTCCAGGACCTCCAGCACCTCCCCAGAATCGAAGAGAAAGGCCATCATCATTCAGGGATCGGCAGCGTTCACCTATTGCACTTCCTGTGA
- the PNISR gene encoding arginine/serine-rich protein PNISR isoform X1 yields MWDQGGQPWQQWPLNQQQWMQSFQHQQDPSQIDWAALAQAWIAQREASGQQSMVEQPPGMMPNGQDMPTMESGPNNHGSFQGDSNFNRMWQPEWGMHQQPPHPPPDQPWMPPTPGPMDIVPPSEDSNSQDSGEFAPDNRHIFNQNNHNFGGPPDNFAVGPVNQFDYQHGAAFGPPQGGFHPPYWQPGPPGPPAPPQNRRERPSSFRDRQRSPIALPVKQEPPQIDAVKRRTLPAWIREGLEKMEREKQKKLEKERMEQQRSQLSKKEKKATEDAEGGDGPRLPQRSKFDSDEEDEDTENVEAASSGKVTRSPSPVPQEEHSEPEMTEEEKEYQMMLLTKMLLTEILLDVTDEEIYYVAKDAHRKATKAPAKQLAQSSALASLTGLGGLGGYGSGDSEDERSDRGSESSDTDDEELRHRIRQKQEAFWRKEKEQQLLHDKQMEEEKQQTERVTKEMNEFIHKEQNSLSLLEAREADGDVVNEKKRTPNETTSVLEPKKEHKEKEKQGRSRSGSSSSGSSSSNSRTSSTSSTVSSSSYSSSSGSSRTSSRSSSPKRKKRHSRSRSPTIKARRSRSRSYSRRIKIESNRARVKIRDRRRSNRNSIERERRRNRSPSRERRRSRSRSRDRRTNRSSRSRSRDRRKIDDQRGNLSGSSHKHKGEAKEQERKKERSRSIDKDRKKKDKEREREQDKRKEKQKREEKDFKFSSQDDRLKRKRESERTFSRSGSISVKIIRHDSRQDSKKSTTKDSKKHSGSDSSGRSSSESPGSSKEKKAKKPKHSRSRSMEKSQRSGKKASRKHKSKSRSRSTTPPRRKR; encoded by the exons atGTGGGATCAAGGAGGACAGCCTTGGCAGCAATGGCCCTTGAACCAACAACAGTGGATGCAGTCGTTCCAGCACCAGCAAGATCCAA GTCAGATTGACTGGGCTGCATTGGCTCAAGCTTGGATTGCTCAAAGAGAAGCTTCAGGGCAGCAAAGTATGGTAGAACAACCACCAGGAATGATGCCAAATGGACAAGATATGCCTACAATGGAATCTGGTCCAAACAATCATGGGAGTTTTCAAGGGGATTCAAACTTTAACAGAATGTGGCAACCAG AATGGGGAATGCATCAGCagcccccacacccccctccagATCAGCCATGGATGCCACCAACACCAGGCCCAATGGACATTGTTCCTCCTTCCGAAGACAGCAACAGTCAGGACAGTGGGGAATTTGCCCCTGACAACAGGCATATATTTAACCAGAACAATCACAACTTTGGTGGACCACCCGATAATTTTGCAGTGGGGCCAGTGAACCAGTTTGACTATCAG CATGGGGCTGCTTTTGGTCCACCGCAAGGTGGATTTCATCCTCCTTATTGGCAACCAGGACCTCCAGGACCTCCAGCACCTCCCCAGAATCGAAGAGAAAGGCCATCATCATTCAGGGATCGGCAGCGTTCACCTATTGCACTTCCTGTGAAGCAGGAGCCTCCACAAATTG ATGCAGTAAAACGCAGGACTCTTCCAGCTTGGATTCGAGAAGGTCTTGAAAAAATGGAACGTGAAAAGCAGAAGaagttggagaaagaaagaatggaacaaCAACGTTCACAAttgtccaaaaaagaaaagaaggccaCAGAAGATGCTGAAGGAGGAGATGGCCCTCGTTTACCTCAGAGAAGTAAATTT GATAGTGATGAGGAAGATGAAGACACTGAAAATGTTGAGGCTGCAAGTAGTGGAAAAGTCACCAGAAGTCCATCTCCAGTTCCTCAGGAAGAGCACAGTGAACCAGAGATgactgaagaagagaaagagtatCAAATG ATGTTGCTGACAAAAATGCTTCTGACTGAAATTCTACTGGAtgtcacagatgaagaaatttatTACGTAGCCAAAGATGCACACCGGAAAGCAACGAAAG CTCCTGCAAAACAGCTGGCACAGTCCAGTGCACTGGCTTCCCTCACTGGACTCG GTGGACTGGGTGGTTATGGATCAGGAGACAGTGAAGATGAGAGGAGTGACAGAGGCTCTGAGTCATCTGACACTGATGATGAGGAGTTACGGCACCGAATCCGGCAAAAACAGGAAgctttttggagaaaagaaaaagaacagcagcTGTTACATGATAAACAGATGGAAG aagaAAAGCAACAAACAGAAAGGGTTACAAAAGAGATGAATGAATTTATCCATAAAGAGCAAAATAGTTTATCACTACTAGAAGCAAGAGAAGCAGACGGTGATGTggttaatgaaaagaaaagaactccaAATGAAACTACGTCAGTTTTAGAACCAAAAAAAGagcataaagaaaaagagaaacaaggaaggaGTAGATCAGGAAGTTCTAGTAGTGGTAGTTCCAGTAGCAATAGCAGAACTAGTAGTACTAGTAGTACTGTCTCTAGCTCTTCATACAGTTCTAGCTCAGGTAGTAGTCGCACTTCTTCTCGGTCTTCTTctcctaaaaggaaaaagagacataGCAGGAGTAGATCTCCAACAATTAAAGCTAGACGGAGTAGAAGTAGAAGTTACTCTCGCAGAATAAAAATAGAGAGCAATAGGGCTAGAGTCAAGATTAGAGATAGGAGAAGATCTAATAGAAATAgcattgagagagaaagacgaAGAAATCGGAGTCCTTCTCGAGAGAGACGTAGAAGTAGAAGCCGCTCAAGGGATAGGCGAACTAATCGGTCCAGTCGCAGTAGGAGTCGAGATAGGCGTAAAATTGATGATCAACGTGGAAATCTTAGTGGGAGCAGTCATAAGCATAAAGGTGAGGCTaaagaacaggagagaaaaaaggagaggagccGAAGTATAGATAaagataggaaaaagaaagacaaagaaagggaaCGTGAACAggataagagaaaagagaaacaaaaaagggaagaaaaagattttaagttcAGTAGTCAGGATGATAGGTTAAAAAGGAAACGAGAAAGCGAAAGAACATTCTCTAGGAGTGGTTCTATATCTGTTAAAATCATCCGACATGATTCTAGACAGGATAGTAAGAAAAGTACTACCAAAGATAGTAAAAAACATTCAGGCTCTGATTCTAGTGGAAGGAGCAGTTCTGAATCTCCAGGAAGTAGCAAAGAAAAGAAGGCTAAGAAGCCTAAACATAGTCGATCGCGATCCATGGAGAAATCTCAAAGGTCTGGTAAGAAGGCAAGCCGCAAACACAAGTCTAAGTCCCGATCAAG atcaaCAACCCCTCCCCGTCGTAAACGCTGA